A portion of the Deinococcus peraridilitoris DSM 19664 genome contains these proteins:
- a CDS encoding HD domain-containing protein — translation MEHLDTQVDFLLTCDKLKTVLRSTLLHDGSRTENSAEHSWHLALTALTLGEYAPPGTNIGRVVELLIVHDLVEIYAGDTHFDTPDQHLIQVAEKEREAAEKLFGILSSTQERYFRSLWDEFEAWQTVEARFARALDALQPMLLTWGKGGRGSAAHPELTARRVLQLKHKYLREFPEFWQLAQRIIGEAVQAGIMQRDAAAIP, via the coding sequence ATGGAGCACCTGGATACCCAAGTCGATTTCTTGCTGACGTGCGACAAACTGAAAACAGTTCTCCGAAGCACCCTGCTGCATGATGGCAGCCGAACGGAAAATAGCGCGGAACACTCGTGGCACCTCGCTCTAACAGCCCTGACGCTTGGCGAGTACGCGCCACCAGGAACAAATATCGGGCGTGTCGTGGAGTTGCTGATTGTTCATGATCTCGTGGAAATCTACGCAGGCGACACGCATTTTGATACGCCTGATCAACACCTGATCCAGGTCGCGGAAAAAGAACGGGAAGCGGCCGAAAAGCTCTTCGGAATACTTTCCAGTACGCAGGAGCGGTATTTCCGGAGTTTGTGGGATGAGTTCGAAGCCTGGCAGACCGTTGAAGCCCGTTTTGCCAGAGCCCTGGACGCGCTTCAACCCATGCTTCTGACGTGGGGCAAAGGGGGGCGAGGCTCGGCAGCACATCCTGAACTGACGGCCAGACGGGTATTGCAGCTCAAGCACAAATACCTGCGAGAATTTCCGGAGTTCTGGCAGCTGGCACAACGGATTATTGGTGAAGCCGTGCAAGCTGGAATCATGCAGCGGGACGCCGCAGCAATTCCGTAG
- a CDS encoding vWA domain-containing protein: MTRTLQARLQRAVIQLRARHPFFGVLALHAEAQEAEELHGRPVRTACTDGRRVYVNPDFAARLSDDQLSGLLVHEVLHAALRHVPRSAGRDAARWNVAADIVVNGLAVQDGHQLPPGAVRRTTLEHLSVEEVYGLLSQQTPPELPEAHRDLFWPGKENAGDVAELDRFWQAALQNAAVTARLQGRLPAVAERALQWAEPQIDWRGVLWRYLTPSRTDFGDLDRRHLHRGLYLEELISLDLHVALCVDTSGSVSERQLSAFMGEVRGILRSFPHLCARLYFSDVALHGPYDVQESGTLMTPKGGGGTDFRAFFRATEDATLRVYLTDGHGRFPETEPPGDTLWAVPPGGLPDERFPFGQVLRLL; this comes from the coding sequence GTGACACGGACGCTGCAGGCACGTTTGCAGCGGGCAGTGATTCAACTGCGTGCCCGGCATCCTTTCTTCGGGGTGCTGGCCTTGCATGCCGAAGCGCAGGAGGCAGAGGAGCTGCACGGGCGACCCGTGCGTACGGCCTGCACCGACGGTCGGCGGGTGTACGTCAATCCCGACTTCGCGGCGCGGCTCTCCGATGACCAACTCAGCGGCCTGCTGGTGCACGAGGTGCTGCACGCCGCGCTGCGTCACGTTCCGAGAAGCGCGGGGCGTGACGCGGCGCGCTGGAACGTCGCAGCCGACATTGTCGTGAACGGCCTGGCAGTTCAGGACGGGCACCAGCTGCCCCCGGGAGCGGTGAGGCGGACGACGCTCGAACACCTCAGCGTCGAGGAGGTCTACGGATTGCTCTCGCAGCAAACGCCCCCGGAATTGCCCGAGGCACATCGGGATCTGTTCTGGCCGGGCAAGGAGAACGCAGGTGATGTGGCAGAGCTGGACCGCTTCTGGCAGGCGGCCCTGCAGAATGCGGCAGTGACGGCGCGGCTCCAGGGCCGCCTGCCTGCCGTCGCCGAGCGTGCCTTGCAGTGGGCCGAACCACAAATCGACTGGCGCGGAGTGCTGTGGCGTTATCTGACGCCGAGCCGCACGGATTTCGGCGACCTCGACCGCCGTCACTTGCACCGCGGACTGTATCTGGAGGAACTGATCAGCCTCGACTTGCACGTCGCGCTCTGTGTCGACACCTCGGGCAGTGTCTCAGAGCGGCAGTTGAGCGCCTTCATGGGAGAAGTACGCGGCATTCTCCGCAGCTTCCCGCACCTCTGCGCGCGGCTGTACTTCTCGGATGTGGCGCTGCACGGTCCGTACGATGTGCAAGAGAGCGGCACCTTGATGACACCGAAAGGCGGAGGTGGCACAGACTTCCGGGCGTTCTTCCGGGCGACGGAGGACGCCACGTTGAGGGTCTACCTTACCGACGGACACGGCCGTTTTCCGGAAACGGAACCGCCCGGCGACACGCTGTGGGCCGTGCCACCGGGTGGACTGCCCGACGAGCGGTTTCCGTTCGGGCAGGTGCTGCGCCTTCTCTGA
- a CDS encoding IS1/IS1595 family N-terminal zinc-binding domain-containing protein, with protein MHCLSSYAFKRSCFQRMTGVEWSMNTTRCARCQSICVVKNRHVTSGKQRFRCRACGWQFTCGPPGQLRSHLSVSSLKES; from the coding sequence ATGCACTGCCTGTCAAGTTATGCATTCAAACGGTCGTGCTTTCAGAGGATGACGGGTGTTGAATGGAGTATGAACACGACGCGTTGTGCCCGCTGTCAGTCGATCTGCGTCGTCAAGAACCGCCACGTCACGAGCGGCAAGCAGCGCTTTCGCTGTCGGGCCTGCGGCTGGCAATTCACGTGTGGCCCACCCGGCCAGCTGCGCAGCCACCTGAGCGTTTCATCACTCAAGGAGTCATGA
- a CDS encoding 3'-5' exonuclease gives MFSDRASSHLDPWLHGADPTPGIVSVHCDWSGLALVWRRDGTRVRLERTRFRPFVFARDLRDVEHLEEQLVADDPRAPVSFRQLRGPAGSLRFLIDAHDGRRLRRELLRGASRRLGRAVVSLHDLSGYSVLGPIEQYLVRTGRTYFKAMAFDDVHRLQFDLETTSLSPHDGRIFMVSVLDNRGCEVVLEAPHGQDEAPLIREFVRLIRERDPDVIENHNIMNFDLPFLMQRAEMHRIPLDIGRAGGPRGVWRVQDGRSRAHWTCAGREIVDTLDAARGHDTDAAGRGLKALARAYGLASEDRVYLDGAQIAETYRRDPDAVRRYALQDVQEVSRLAERLLAPYFALAQMTPRPYHRLPYAGTATGILEPMLVRAYLHEGHALPGAQASSGAAHQGGATYLFAEGVLPRVVKADIASLYPSLIRTHGIKPKSDSLGVFSHLVECLTRLRLEHKQAARDAPAGSRAAGEHLASQIAMKVVINSAYGYLGAGAMSIFGDPDAANEVTRLGRETLSCVLAALQSAGVTLIEADTDGVYFSVPPDWDETRERQLVQDVSALLPPLVNLEYEGRYRAMLSHQIKNYALLTEDGQLILRGASLRSSRAEAYAERFLEGAVRHLLEGNVEGVRREFDRTVQRLRARSLTCADVTTTVRVTKTPADYLKLRDVRKEAPYEALLNSGRRQWEVGDRVRFYRREDGLTVTLSDQDVRDYSVAHYLNVLNSYAERLATAFEPEVFEQLFRTAPQAGLFDRPLTGLLPAWRAVHCAKPHA, from the coding sequence GTGTTCTCAGACCGCGCTTCGTCTCACCTTGACCCCTGGCTGCACGGCGCCGACCCCACCCCGGGCATTGTCAGCGTTCATTGTGACTGGAGTGGCCTGGCGCTGGTGTGGCGCCGCGACGGGACGCGCGTGCGGCTGGAACGTACGCGCTTTCGTCCTTTCGTGTTCGCGCGCGATTTGCGCGACGTCGAACACCTGGAAGAACAGCTCGTGGCAGACGATCCGCGCGCCCCGGTGTCCTTCCGGCAACTGCGCGGTCCGGCGGGTTCGCTGCGTTTTCTGATCGACGCACACGACGGCCGGAGGCTGCGCCGGGAGCTGTTGCGCGGGGCCTCCAGACGCCTGGGGCGGGCGGTGGTGAGTTTGCACGACCTGTCGGGGTATTCCGTGCTGGGACCCATCGAGCAGTACCTTGTCCGCACGGGACGCACGTACTTCAAGGCCATGGCCTTTGATGATGTGCACCGCCTGCAATTCGATCTGGAAACCACCAGCCTCAGTCCGCACGACGGGCGGATCTTCATGGTTTCCGTGCTCGACAACCGTGGCTGCGAGGTGGTGCTGGAAGCCCCGCATGGGCAGGACGAAGCCCCGCTGATCCGCGAGTTCGTGCGTCTCATCCGCGAGCGCGACCCCGACGTGATCGAGAACCACAACATCATGAATTTCGATCTGCCTTTTTTGATGCAGCGTGCCGAAATGCACCGTATTCCGCTCGACATTGGCCGGGCGGGTGGGCCCAGGGGCGTGTGGCGCGTGCAGGACGGTCGCAGCCGCGCGCACTGGACCTGCGCGGGACGTGAGATCGTCGATACCCTGGACGCCGCGCGCGGCCACGACACCGACGCAGCGGGCCGTGGCCTGAAAGCCCTCGCGCGCGCGTACGGTCTGGCAAGCGAGGACCGCGTGTACCTGGACGGCGCCCAGATCGCCGAGACTTACCGGCGCGACCCGGACGCCGTGCGCCGATACGCGCTGCAGGACGTTCAGGAAGTGTCCCGGCTGGCCGAGCGGCTGCTGGCGCCGTACTTCGCGCTGGCGCAGATGACGCCGCGGCCCTACCACCGCCTGCCGTACGCGGGCACGGCCACGGGAATCCTCGAACCGATGCTGGTGCGCGCTTACCTGCACGAAGGGCACGCCCTGCCCGGCGCGCAGGCCTCCTCGGGCGCCGCCCATCAGGGCGGCGCGACGTATCTGTTTGCCGAAGGGGTGCTGCCGCGCGTGGTGAAAGCCGACATCGCCAGCCTGTATCCCTCGCTGATTCGCACGCACGGCATCAAACCGAAGTCTGATTCGCTGGGTGTCTTCTCGCACCTTGTCGAGTGCCTCACCCGCCTGCGGCTGGAACACAAGCAGGCCGCCCGGGACGCACCGGCAGGCTCGCGGGCCGCCGGAGAGCACCTGGCTTCGCAGATCGCCATGAAAGTCGTCATCAATTCCGCTTACGGGTACCTCGGGGCGGGCGCGATGTCGATTTTTGGTGACCCCGATGCGGCCAACGAAGTCACCCGCCTGGGTCGGGAGACCCTTTCGTGTGTTCTGGCTGCCCTGCAAAGCGCGGGCGTCACCCTGATCGAAGCCGACACCGACGGCGTGTACTTCAGCGTTCCGCCTGACTGGGACGAAACGCGAGAACGTCAGCTCGTGCAGGACGTCAGCGCCCTGCTGCCCCCCCTGGTGAACCTGGAGTACGAAGGGCGTTACCGCGCCATGCTCAGTCACCAGATCAAGAACTACGCGCTGCTGACCGAGGACGGCCAGCTGATCCTGCGCGGCGCCTCGCTGCGCTCCAGCCGCGCGGAAGCCTACGCGGAGCGTTTCCTGGAAGGCGCCGTGCGTCACCTGCTGGAAGGAAACGTCGAAGGGGTGCGCCGCGAATTCGACCGCACGGTGCAGCGGCTGCGTGCGCGTTCCCTGACCTGCGCCGACGTCACGACCACCGTACGCGTCACGAAGACCCCGGCCGACTACCTGAAATTGCGTGACGTTCGCAAGGAAGCGCCCTACGAGGCGCTGCTGAACTCCGGGCGGCGACAGTGGGAAGTGGGGGACCGCGTGCGTTTCTATCGCCGCGAGGACGGGCTGACCGTCACGCTGAGCGATCAGGATGTCCGGGACTACAGCGTGGCGCATTACCTGAACGTCCTGAATTCCTACGCCGAGCGGCTGGCCACTGCCTTTGAACCGGAAGTATTCGAGCAGCTGTTTCGCACCGCACCTCAGGCAGGCCTGTTCGACCGTCCACTCACGGGCCTCCTGCCCGCGTGGCGGGCGGTGCACTGTGCGAAGCCGCACGCCTGA
- a CDS encoding ATP-binding protein codes for MKPSELQDTLHTLIDRRLLLTVMLWGKPGIGKSAIVHQVARTQGLQVVDTRISQLAPTDLRGLPVPDLERGVARWLAPQFLPREQNCILFLDELNLAPPVMQGIAQQLILDRRVGDYEVPEGVFIWAAGNRKEDRAAVFDMTRPVANRMIHYHLEEQLDDFRAYAMRAAVPEQIIAFLGYRPALLHDMSGPGLAFPSPRSWEMAGQLHAAGLPVGAAVGEGAAGEFESFLRVYGHLPDAALILARGAASGIPFPRASDERWAITTALALRTRTPEEAGNALKWIGAAHLEWMQLTASLIMPRLRAEGLLTAFALLLTTDSALEQLMDQYTDVLS; via the coding sequence ATGAAGCCCAGTGAACTGCAAGACACCCTGCACACCCTCATCGATCGACGCCTGCTCCTGACCGTCATGCTGTGGGGCAAACCCGGCATCGGCAAAAGCGCCATCGTGCATCAGGTCGCCCGGACGCAGGGGCTGCAGGTCGTCGATACCCGCATCAGCCAGCTCGCCCCCACCGATTTGCGCGGTCTGCCCGTGCCCGACCTCGAGCGGGGCGTGGCGCGCTGGCTCGCGCCGCAGTTTCTGCCCCGCGAGCAGAACTGCATCCTGTTTCTCGACGAACTCAATCTGGCCCCGCCCGTCATGCAGGGCATCGCGCAGCAGCTGATCCTCGACCGCCGCGTGGGTGATTACGAGGTACCCGAGGGCGTGTTCATCTGGGCTGCCGGGAACCGCAAGGAAGACCGCGCGGCAGTGTTCGACATGACGCGACCCGTCGCGAACCGCATGATTCATTATCACCTCGAGGAGCAGCTCGACGATTTTCGTGCGTACGCCATGCGGGCCGCCGTTCCCGAGCAGATCATCGCGTTTCTGGGATACCGCCCCGCCCTGCTGCACGACATGAGCGGACCTGGCCTCGCCTTTCCGAGCCCACGCAGCTGGGAAATGGCCGGGCAGCTTCACGCGGCAGGACTGCCGGTGGGTGCGGCGGTGGGGGAAGGTGCGGCGGGTGAGTTCGAGAGCTTCCTGCGGGTGTACGGCCACCTGCCCGACGCGGCGCTGATCCTGGCGCGCGGCGCGGCGTCCGGGATACCCTTTCCGCGTGCCAGCGACGAGCGCTGGGCGATCACCACAGCCCTGGCACTGCGGACCCGCACGCCCGAAGAGGCCGGGAACGCGCTGAAGTGGATTGGGGCAGCGCACCTGGAGTGGATGCAGCTGACCGCCAGCCTGATCATGCCGCGCCTGCGCGCCGAAGGACTCCTCACTGCGTTTGCGCTGCTGCTCACCACCGACAGCGCCCTGGAGCAGCTGATGGACCAGTACACCGACGTGCTCTCGTGA